The Watersipora subatra chromosome 1, tzWatSuba1.1, whole genome shotgun sequence genome has a window encoding:
- the LOC137410661 gene encoding synaptotagmin-7-like: protein MEYLKSALSFCCKDCCRKRKDSASSTQIIFPTTKKVSTKCGTLVTQGTFTYLPQPDFYVPLSEDKMVMTRTSPVTKRKQSAPPVMTRTIAIQPISDYTDGCMHKSWGEPTIHIEDSEDSNQNNNSFTLENSGWKSSESINTQSSLSPIHRNVRRLSVVQIAANHSRRSSICSLDISKEDLDSEMYESSELGSGSNSNGELCFTVSYKNELQLLTVCVISARNLWMQEYEQPVLDSFVRVTLVSRSKKKLSQASTTVKKGNSDPLYNEDLQFHNITPEKLDGAVRLSVYSVDRPSKKKKLGIVAYQLCEMSMEATHAMEEKPLWRPLYTNGMATTCGDKGSIMLSMCYQPTSCLLKIYVAKGSELPICDQDNKPYEGVYVKIALIANAKVTSKGKTKVLQPASANPVFDEMLTFALPTDMIDKSCVIVSVNGKTSHGKRSHIGYVSIGPPFFSAGSGLEQWTMMVSVPFKMVSKWHALSTWSKKHSSHNINDCNMF from the exons ATGGAGTACTTAAAAAGTGCCTTAAGCTTCTGCTGCAAAGATTGCTGTCGAAAGAGAAAGGACAGCGCAAGTAGTACTCAAATCATCTTTCCTACTACCAAGAAGGTTTCTACAAAATGTGGAACTTTGGTAACTCAGGGGACATTCACTTATTTACCACAGCCTGACTTCTATGTACCGCTGAGCGAGGATAAGATGGTCATGACACGAACATCGCCGGTTACCAAAAGGAAGCAGTCGGCACCTCCTGTAATGACAAGGACCATTGCCATTCAGCCTATCTCCGACTACACAGATGGTTGCATGCATAAAAGCTGGGGAGAGCCGACCATACATATCGAGGACTCAGAAGATAGCAATCAAAACAACAACTCTTTCACTCTAGAAAATTCTGGATGGAAATCATCGGAGAGTATAAATACACAGTCGTCGCTTTCTCCCATACATCGAAATGTACGGAGATTATCTGTGGTGCAAATAGCCGCAAACCATTCTCGTCGCAGCAGCATTTGTAGCCTTGACATTTCAAAAGAAGATCTGGATTCGGAAATGTATGAAAGCAGCGAGCTCGGCTCTGGTAGCAATTCTAATGGTGAACTTTGTTTCACAGTTTCCTACAAAAATGAGTTACAGTTATTGACTGTTTGTGTTATTAGCGCCAGAAACCTGTGGATGCAGGAATATGAACAACCTGTCCTCGATTCATTCGTGCGAGTGACTTTAGTTTCACGATCTAAAAAGAAATTGTCCCAGGCTAGCACGACAGTAAAGAAAGGCAACTCTGATCCATTGTATAATGAGGACTTACAGTTCCACAACATAACGCCTGAGAAGTTAGATGGTGCTGTGAGGCTGTCGGTGTACTCAGTCGACAGGCCATCCAAAAAGAAAAAGTTAGGAATTGTGGCCTACCAATTATGTGAGATGAGTATGGAGGCCACTCACGCAATGGAAGAGAAGCCTTTGTGGCGCCCTCTCTACACTAATGGCATG GCCACGACTTGTGGAGACAAAGGAAGCATTATGTTATCCATGTGCTACCAGCCTACCAGCTGCCTCCTCAAGATCTATGTAGCCAAGGGCTCCGAGCTCCCGATATGTGACCAAGACAACAAACCCTACGAAG GTGTGTATGTGAAAATCGCGTTGATCGCCAATGCCAAAGTCACTAGTAAAGGAAAAACCAAAGTTCTGCAGCCAGCATCGGCAAATCCAGTATTTGATGAGATGCTCACATTTGCCTTACCCACTGATATGATCGACAAGTCTTGCGTGATTGTTTCTGTGAATGGCAAGACTTCACACGGAAAGAGATCCCATATTGGATATGTCTCGATTGGCCCACCCTTCTTTTCCGCTGGCAGTGGCCTCGAACAGTGGACCATGATGGTATCAGTTCCATTCAAAATGGTTTCTAAATGGCATGCGCTGAGCACATGGTCCAAGAAACACTCCTCACACAATATCAATGATTGCAATATGTTTTGA